The DNA region GATCCCGGCGTGTGCTTTCATGTTGTGAAGAACCGCAGCAGCAATTTGTGGGAGCGTTCCCCGGAGGATTCGGATTTTCTCGAAGTTTGCGCCGGCAAAGGCCAAGTGCCGTTCCGCATCCGGGTGAAGCCGCCCCGCGCCGACGGGTATGATAAAGACCCGCTGATTGAAGCTGCCGAAAATTTGGCCTCTGAATTTCAAACCGTTGAGGATGCTTCGATCGCGCTTCCGTTATTCGAGTCCAAGGTGATCGGAATCGTAGGAGGCAGAGACCAGGTCTTGAACATGCTGAGGGTTCTTATGGCGCAGACAGCGGTAAGGCACTCTCCTGACGAAGTAAAGATTGCGGCTTTCTATGAAGAGAAGGAGTCCACCGAGTGGCAATGGCTGCGGTGGCTTCCGCATACGTGGGACGATGACCGGTCCACCCGTTATTTGGCGGACCGCCGGAGCAGCGCTCACCAGCTTGCCGACGATATCTTCACGCAGCTGCATCGCCGCAAGAACAATCGCTCCGAATACGGGAACAAGTCCATCGTGACTCCGGCCTATGTGGTCATATTGTCCGGCACTCACCTTATCGAGGAAGAGCCGCTTTTACCGTTGCTTATGGAGGATGGCGAAGCCGTCGATGCGGTAACGATCGTGCTGTCCGACCGCAAGGAGAGCCTTCCGATGCACTGCCAGCTGATTGTGGAGGTGGGCCGGGACCAGGCGGACTATACGGTAAAGAAACCGGACGGCACGGTGTCCCGTCAAGCCTTCCAGCCTCATCACATCAGCCGTGAGCAGATGGAAGCCATGGCGCGCTATATGGCGCCAATCCGGCTCAAACGCTCCTCCGCATCGGATATTCCGAGCATCCTGCCTCTGTTTGAAATGATGGACATTCAACGCATCGGGGATTTCGACGTTTACCGTCGCTGGCAGCAAAACCGTTACCCGGACACGCTGCCTGTTCCGATGGGCGTCCGCGCCGGAGGCAAGAAGATTAATTTGAATCTTCATGATAAAATAGAGCGTCAGGGACATGGGCCCCACGGATTGATCGCCGGAACGACCGGGTCGGGGAAGAGCGAGGTCATTCAATCGATCGTCGCTTCGCTGGCTGCCGAATTCCATCCGCATGATCTTGCGTTCATGCTGATCGACTACAAGGGCGGGGGCATGTCCAATACGTTTGTGAATCTGCCGCATGTCGTGGGCACGATTACGAATCTGGACAACAATCTGATTGAGCGGGCGAAGGTATCGCTCAAGGCCGAGCTCGTGCGGCGGCAGAAAATATTGAATGATGCTGGCAATCTCCAGCATATCGACGAGTATTATAAACATCTCCGCAATCGTGCCGGCGAACCGCTGCCGCATTTGGTCATCATTATCGACGAATTCGCGCAATTAAAGAAGGATCAGCCCGAATTCATGGACGAGCTGATCAGCATCGCCGCAATCGGGCGGACGCTCGGCGTCCATCTGATTCTAGCGACCCAGAAGCCGGCAGGCGTCGTGGATGACAAGATCTGGAGTAACTCCCGGTTCCGCATCTGTCTTCGCGTTCAAAGCGAGGGAGACAGCCGGGATATGCTGAAAATTCCGAATGCTGCCTGGATCAACAAGCCGGGGCGGGGGTATTTCCAGGTCGGCAGCGACGAGGTGTTCGAGGAGATGCAATTCGCTTGGAGCGGTGCTCCTTATGTAGAGGAGATGGACTCCGATGGCGCGATCGTGATCCGTGAGGTGCGTCTGAACGGAAAAACCGAACCGCTGCTTGCTTCCGAACATAGCGTTGGAGCTCAACAGGAGCAGCCGAAGCAGCTTCAAGTGTTTATCGACCATTTGGCCCAAGTGGCCGAGCGGCAAGGAATAGAACGGCTGCAGGGCCCGTGGCTGCCGCCTCTTCCTGAGACTCTGGACCTCGATACCGTCATGGCTGATGTGGAGGAGCCGATGCAGGGCGCAGCGATTGGCCGCAGACCGCTTGAGTCTTATGTAGGAACGGTGGACGATTTACCTAATCAATGCCAGCGTCCGCTGGTCCTTAATTTAGAGCAGGGGCACTGGGCAGTATACGGCATGCCTGGACTCGGGAAGACGACCTTCATTCAGACGATGCTGATGTCGCTGGCCCGGCGCTATACGCCTGACGATTGGCATGGGTACGTTGTTGACATGGGCCGTATGATGCGTGACTTTACGCGCCTGCCGCATGTCGGTGCTGTCATGGCGGCAGAGGAAGAGGACCGGATTAAACGCCTGTTCCGCTATCTTGCGAAAATCGCGGGTCAGCGCAAGGATATGATCGCGGAAGCCGGGGTGAAGACCGTCGCTGCATACCGCAGAGCGTCATCCGAGCCCGTGCCTCAGCTGCTCATCGTCATCGACGGGTATTTGAATTTCCGCAATACGTATACGGAAGAGAACGATATGCTCGAGTATTTGCTGCGTGAAGGTGGCAGTCTCGGCATTACGTTCGTCATTACGGCAAATCGGGTGTCGGATATGTTCGAAAAGGTGCGAAGCAATATTGCTCATGCGGTTTCTTACGAATTGGCCGATCCTGCCGACTACTACTATGCGGTAGGTCGGCCGACGAAGGCGCCGAGCCAGCTGCCGCCGGGCAGGGGCCTCGTCAAAGGCCAGGTGCCGCCGCTAGAGTTCCAGACGGCACTGCCGGCTCCGGGAGAAGAGGAAGGAGATCGCTCTTCGGCGCTCCGCCAGCTCATCCGCGACATCGGGAATTCCTGGCAAGGCGAGGAAGCTCCTCCGATCGAATCCCTGCCGGAGCAGATCCCGCTCCATCAGCTGCTGAAGGTGGACGAGCCGTTCGAACGCGGCGGGATGAATCCGTATGAGGTTCCGGTCGGGGTTGCAACGGACGACTTGTCGCCGTTTAGGATCAATCTCGCGGACGGGCCGCATTTCATCGTTGCAAGTCCGATGGAGGGCGGCAAGACGTCATTCCTGCTGAGCTGGATGCTCGCGCTTGCCTATTACACGCCACCGGAGGCTCTTGAAATATATACCGTGGATACACGGTATGGAAGCAGCGGCCTGAGCCGGCTGAATCATCTGCCGCATGTCCGCGGTCATGCTGAGAATGAAGAGGAGCTGGCCTCCGTGATCTCCGGCCTGCATGAGCGGATTCAGGGCAGGTCCAAAGACGGCGAGGATCCGGCCATCGTGCTTCTGATCGACGATGCCGACGTGCTGAGCAAGCAGCTAAACGATTTTACTTTGAAGGATCAGTTGTCAGCCATTGTAAGGCAAGGGCGGGACCGGAACGTCCATGTTATCGTTGCCGGCGTGCCTGCTGACTTTCCGACATACGGCGTCGACTGGTTTACTGATATAAAAGCGGCGCAAAATGGATTTTTATTCGGGACCCTGGATTCGAACGATTTATCCTTCTTTAGAATTCCTTTTTCCGAATCCGCGAATAGTCCTGGAGGACTAAAGATTCTTCCTCCGGGACAAGGGTACTATGTAAAACGCAAATTTTCCAGAATAAAAGGCGCAATTCCGTTTCATGAAGAGTGGAATGCCCAGAGATGGGTCACAGAAATTCGCGACCGATGGCATGTTGTAGTTTGAGGGGAGGTGGCTCATAATGTTGACAATTCATGCTTCCAAACAAGAAACAATCACTCTGAACGACAAGGAATTCTTCTTCTTGGCTGGAATTATCGGATCGGACAGATTGCTTGGCGTTGAGGATCCCTTTGTCGGGTACTTAACCGAAGAAATCGCAGTGGAATGGGAGAATGCCAAGCAATCGCTGTTAAGCAAGCAATACTTGATACAAGAAGAGGGCGGGGAATTGTCAATTCCTCCTGAAGTATTCTCGAGAGTTGCTATTGCGGGACTTGCGGAGCGTGCCTGCTGGTTGAAATACGAAAATCAGGGTAAGGCATTTGAAGGATATCTGCATGTCACTGACGAACGAGTAATACAAGTGTGCAGAAGCAGTGAAGACGACCGGTGTTATATGCTTAGCGAGCTCGGGACGATTGACCAGGCTTGCGATCAGTTGGTCGAGGATCTTGCGCTCAGCGATCACAACTGGGGGGATATCCCCGCACTCCTGTTAAGCCGTAAGGAGTTCGGCGACATCTACACCTCGGCCTCCTTGCACAGCGGGGAAGAAATCGGTGATCGGCTGGCCCGGTTAACCGATGATGCCGAAGGATCGATAGCACTGGCCAAATGCATGAAGAACAAAATTTCCTCGGGGGAGCTCCAGCTGTCGATTTGGAACGGAACCAGCTGGGAAAGTCAAAATGCAGCGTTTATTGTGAATGAGTCCATGAATTGGCTTCTGCGAATGAGCCTGGAGGGAGACCAGGACTGGCTAACCGCAGCGCCAGCAACCAAAGAGCAGTTTCGTCATATGCTTCTCATGTGGCTGAAACAGTAACAGAGCCCGTATGAAAGGTGAGGACCAATGCGTATTTCTGTCGAGCCGGAATCACTCCGGACGTTAAGCCGTCAGCTGCAGCTCAGCGGCGAAGAATACTTTGCGATGACGAGAAGATTGGGTCAGGCGATGAATTCGCTGATATGGGAAACTTCTCTCAAAGCGGCGGTTATCGATGAGTGGCAGTCTGCCCAGAAGCTGGGGGAGCATCTGGGAGCTCTTCTAGTTCAGCTGGGCAAGCATCTTCAAAACAAAGCGGATCAATTTCAAGAAACGGATCATCAGTACCACAGCATTTTGGAGCATGCGATCATCACGGTGTCCCCTACGGCGCTGTTCTCGGCTTCCGGTATGGAAGACCGCGTTTCCATACTGCCCGAGCATAGCTCGGCCTCGGTCATTTCGAATCCAAGCTCGGTGGCAGCTGCTGTCGGGATGACGAGCGAGGAGAAGGGGAATTCGGTGAAGCAGGCCGCACTGGCAGGACAAAGCTGGACCTTTACGGATCCTTCTTCCCTCAGCATAGCCAATTGATTTCCAAAACTTAGGACGAACGGATAAGATTAGGTTTCAACTTGGGACGTATAGGGTAACTGGAAATTAGGTCTGAGGACATTTTGATAATCCAAGGCCCGTAGGCTAAGATGTCAAGTGTCACCAGAAATTGAATTTCAAGGAGGTTACATACATGGCAGGTCGTATTTTAATTACGCCAGAACAGGTAGAACAAGTAGCAAATCAATTTAAGCAGAGCGGTGAGCAAAGTCAGCAAATCGTTAACAGTCTGACCCAATCCATTAACGGAATGGAAGGACAATGGGACGGTATGACTAAGCAGCGCTTCTTCCAAGAGTTCCAGGAAGCAAGCCGTCTGATGCAATCCTTTGTTCAGACACTTGACAGCATCAGCAACGAGCTGAAGGCGATCGCTCAGAAATTCCGTATGGCGGACGAATCTCGTTAATCCATACAAGGATCTTTTGTTTTATAATAGATTCATAGGGCAGATAAACCGGGTGCCAGACAACCCGGTTTTCTTGCAATCCAGGATCTTTATATAGTGAGAGCCCGCCCCAAGAAGGCGGGTGATGGTGTTTAAGAGAGGGTGATTGTTTCGTGACTTTTCAGCCTAACCCTGGCGACGGAATCGTAATCAATGGTACGGCATATACGGTAGGACAGCATCCTGCCGCCCCTGGCGTAGCCTATGCCCAAGCAGGGAGGCAGGGGATTGTATACCAGCTGATTCCTGTTGACGGTGAGATTTATCAAGCCAAAGCGCTCAAGGTATTTTTTCCTAAATTCAGAATTCCCGCAATGGTATATCAATCCGAGCATCTGGGCAGCTATCAAGAAATGCCGGGTTTGCGGGTATGCAACCGTGAGGTGCTCACTCCCGAAAGAAACGGAGATTTGATAGCAGAATACCCTGATTTGCTGTATGCGGTCATTATGCCCTGGGTCCATGGGTGCACCTGGTTCGATGTGATCAGCGATCAGCGGAATATCGGGCGTTCTGAAAGTCTTATGCTTGCCAAAGCGCTAGCCGCCATCGGCTCAAGCATGGAGCAGCGCGGATTGGCGCATTGTGATCTGTCTGCGCCTAATGTCATGCTTCCGTTTTTTTCGGAAGTGAAGCTGCCGGAAGGAGCGGCCGCCGTAGAGCTTGTGGACGTGGAGCAAATGTACAGCCCCAAGATGGACCGTCCGGACGTCCTGCTTGCAGGGTCTCCGGGGTATGCGGCTCACCGGACGGTGCACAGCGGTTTGTGGAGCGCATATGCGGACCGATTCGCTGGCGCTGTCATTATCGCGGAGATGCTGGGATGGAGCGATCCCGCGATCGTCAACCGTGCCTGGGGCGAAAGCTACTTCGACCAGCATGAGATGCAGACGCCGTGTGAGCGGTATTTCCTGTTGAAAAAATCGCTTGGCCAACGCTGGGGGTCCCGTATCGCCGACCTGTTC from Paenibacillus ihbetae includes:
- a CDS encoding WXG100 family type VII secretion target; protein product: MAGRILITPEQVEQVANQFKQSGEQSQQIVNSLTQSINGMEGQWDGMTKQRFFQEFQEASRLMQSFVQTLDSISNELKAIAQKFRMADESR
- a CDS encoding WXG100 family type VII secretion target → MRISVEPESLRTLSRQLQLSGEEYFAMTRRLGQAMNSLIWETSLKAAVIDEWQSAQKLGEHLGALLVQLGKHLQNKADQFQETDHQYHSILEHAIITVSPTALFSASGMEDRVSILPEHSSASVISNPSSVAAAVGMTSEEKGNSVKQAALAGQSWTFTDPSSLSIAN
- the essC gene encoding type VII secretion protein EssC encodes the protein MNVLYQRSPRIKPALPDEDLEILRPPSEPSKPSFSLISIIIPVIMTAATIGFYIYMNMSGKVGNPNFMMFQMLSIFMMLTSYTLPFFMYLGNKKTYQKKLEERNQKYRAQLELHREELKERQKEQVETLFDIHGDPGVCFHVVKNRSSNLWERSPEDSDFLEVCAGKGQVPFRIRVKPPRADGYDKDPLIEAAENLASEFQTVEDASIALPLFESKVIGIVGGRDQVLNMLRVLMAQTAVRHSPDEVKIAAFYEEKESTEWQWLRWLPHTWDDDRSTRYLADRRSSAHQLADDIFTQLHRRKNNRSEYGNKSIVTPAYVVILSGTHLIEEEPLLPLLMEDGEAVDAVTIVLSDRKESLPMHCQLIVEVGRDQADYTVKKPDGTVSRQAFQPHHISREQMEAMARYMAPIRLKRSSASDIPSILPLFEMMDIQRIGDFDVYRRWQQNRYPDTLPVPMGVRAGGKKINLNLHDKIERQGHGPHGLIAGTTGSGKSEVIQSIVASLAAEFHPHDLAFMLIDYKGGGMSNTFVNLPHVVGTITNLDNNLIERAKVSLKAELVRRQKILNDAGNLQHIDEYYKHLRNRAGEPLPHLVIIIDEFAQLKKDQPEFMDELISIAAIGRTLGVHLILATQKPAGVVDDKIWSNSRFRICLRVQSEGDSRDMLKIPNAAWINKPGRGYFQVGSDEVFEEMQFAWSGAPYVEEMDSDGAIVIREVRLNGKTEPLLASEHSVGAQQEQPKQLQVFIDHLAQVAERQGIERLQGPWLPPLPETLDLDTVMADVEEPMQGAAIGRRPLESYVGTVDDLPNQCQRPLVLNLEQGHWAVYGMPGLGKTTFIQTMLMSLARRYTPDDWHGYVVDMGRMMRDFTRLPHVGAVMAAEEEDRIKRLFRYLAKIAGQRKDMIAEAGVKTVAAYRRASSEPVPQLLIVIDGYLNFRNTYTEENDMLEYLLREGGSLGITFVITANRVSDMFEKVRSNIAHAVSYELADPADYYYAVGRPTKAPSQLPPGRGLVKGQVPPLEFQTALPAPGEEEGDRSSALRQLIRDIGNSWQGEEAPPIESLPEQIPLHQLLKVDEPFERGGMNPYEVPVGVATDDLSPFRINLADGPHFIVASPMEGGKTSFLLSWMLALAYYTPPEALEIYTVDTRYGSSGLSRLNHLPHVRGHAENEEELASVISGLHERIQGRSKDGEDPAIVLLIDDADVLSKQLNDFTLKDQLSAIVRQGRDRNVHVIVAGVPADFPTYGVDWFTDIKAAQNGFLFGTLDSNDLSFFRIPFSESANSPGGLKILPPGQGYYVKRKFSRIKGAIPFHEEWNAQRWVTEIRDRWHVVV